One part of the Mangrovibacillus cuniculi genome encodes these proteins:
- a CDS encoding GerAB/ArcD/ProY family transporter: MRKWFTSIQVAAVYVGTVVGAGFATGREIIEFFTQYGFIGIIGVAIAGILFIHLGTKMMILARRIQATSYEQFMTHIFGNIFGQVMNLLLLVMLIGVMAVMLSGAGAVFQEQLQYSKQIGVWLTMLLAFIVMIVGTRGLVYVNTVVVPIMIFLAIMLFVHAIGQPLFLEQNLVVPVIGEGWRALLSPFSYAALNLILAQAVLVPLATEVDDEEVIKRGGWLGGVFLTLILLGSHMTLSIIPDVTSYEIPMAVAMSSFLLAFYGFYMVVIYGEVFTSIIGSLYGLEKQLLPYVRIPRLFIQAGLLLVAYFISFFDYSLLLSILYPIFGYVSLLFLVLLWRNKEV, translated from the coding sequence ATGAGAAAATGGTTTACTTCTATTCAAGTTGCAGCTGTATATGTTGGCACAGTTGTGGGAGCAGGGTTTGCAACTGGAAGAGAAATCATTGAATTCTTTACACAGTACGGTTTCATAGGAATTATTGGCGTAGCTATTGCTGGAATCTTATTCATACACCTTGGTACAAAAATGATGATTCTAGCAAGAAGAATTCAGGCCACATCATATGAACAATTTATGACTCATATATTTGGAAATATTTTTGGTCAGGTTATGAACCTTCTATTACTTGTTATGTTAATTGGTGTCATGGCAGTGATGTTGTCAGGTGCTGGTGCGGTATTTCAAGAACAACTCCAATACTCTAAACAAATAGGTGTATGGCTAACAATGCTACTTGCTTTTATCGTTATGATAGTGGGAACAAGAGGTTTGGTATACGTAAATACTGTGGTTGTGCCCATTATGATATTTCTTGCCATCATGTTGTTTGTTCATGCAATTGGACAACCACTTTTTTTGGAACAAAATTTAGTCGTTCCTGTAATAGGAGAAGGGTGGAGAGCATTATTGTCACCATTTTCTTATGCAGCTCTAAATTTGATATTAGCACAAGCGGTTCTTGTACCATTAGCTACAGAGGTGGATGATGAAGAGGTAATAAAAAGAGGAGGATGGTTAGGAGGAGTTTTTCTAACATTGATTCTTCTTGGTTCTCATATGACACTTTCGATTATTCCTGATGTAACAAGTTATGAGATCCCAATGGCTGTGGCGATGAGTAGTTTTTTATTGGCTTTCTATGGATTCTATATGGTAGTCATTTATGGTGAAGTGTTTACTTCTATCATAGGAAGCCTTTATGGGTTGGAGAAACAATTACTTCCATATGTGCGTATACCAAGACTTTTTATCCAGGCTGGTCTGTTGCTAGTAGCTTATTTTATTAGTTTCTTTGATTATTCCTTGCTTTTATCTATCTTGTACCCGATTTTTGGTTATGTTAGCTTATTATTTTTAGTATTACTTTGGAGAAACAAAGAAGTTTAG
- a CDS encoding DUF6254 family protein has protein sequence MTESKHEQERKWNVRKQDQKPHGKVESFKQLSESPLDKK, from the coding sequence ATGACTGAATCTAAACATGAACAAGAAAGAAAATGGAACGTTCGTAAACAAGACCAAAAACCACATGGGAAAGTAGAAAGCTTTAAACAACTTAGCGAGAGTCCATTAGATAAGAAATAA
- a CDS encoding YkvS family protein → MKKAEIGNIIEFREGLLGLVEKVNENSVIVDLTIMENYRDLELEEKTVVNHKNYKIIQGTL, encoded by the coding sequence ATGAAAAAAGCAGAAATCGGTAATATTATTGAGTTTAGAGAAGGACTATTAGGTCTAGTGGAAAAAGTAAATGAGAACTCTGTTATTGTGGATTTAACCATTATGGAAAATTACAGAGATCTAGAACTTGAGGAAAAAACAGTAGTAAATCACAAAAACTATAAAATTATTCAAGGTACGTTATAG